Proteins co-encoded in one Terriglobales bacterium genomic window:
- a CDS encoding zf-HC2 domain-containing protein — protein sequence MTCRDFLKELTDYLDDALDQNTRAELEDHLQWCH from the coding sequence GTGACCTGCCGCGACTTCCTTAAAGAGCTAACCGATTACTTGGATGACGCCCTGGATCAGAACACAAGGGCAGAGCTAGAAGATCACCTGCAGTGGTGCCAC